In a genomic window of Kribbella amoyensis:
- a CDS encoding dihydrofolate reductase family protein, whose product MRKIMYYVHQSLDGFIEGPNGEFDWAQLGPELAAYSMGLTERSGIFLYGRTVWEMMSSYWPRADATDADQHAMEFAPVWREMPKLVLVAQLRRPDGPAPARPGVRRVSPCAVS is encoded by the coding sequence ATGCGCAAGATCATGTACTACGTCCACCAGTCCCTCGACGGCTTCATCGAGGGACCGAACGGCGAGTTCGACTGGGCCCAGCTCGGCCCGGAGCTCGCGGCCTACTCGATGGGCCTGACCGAGCGGTCCGGGATCTTCCTCTACGGCCGTACGGTGTGGGAGATGATGTCGTCGTACTGGCCGCGGGCGGACGCGACGGACGCCGACCAGCACGCCATGGAGTTCGCGCCGGTGTGGCGGGAGATGCCGAAGCTGGTGCTAGTCGCGCAGCTTCGACGACCGGACGGTCCTGCTCCGGCACGACCGGGTGTGAGGCGGGTCAGTCCTTGTGCAGTGAGCTGA
- a CDS encoding GntR family transcriptional regulator → MATDASLQLGPSSLTEALYESVRKRIVNGDIPQGEKLTEVRLATEYNVARPTAKAVLERLTALGLLRRTAHKTAVVPVLDEDEIRDLFFSRVTIERAAVASLAATGEVPPAAAKAQVAIEYAARDRLFENQVEADIAFHSALVAGVGSLRLSRMHELIIGEVHLTMGQYQAHRTANPTNVAEEHAAVLKAIEDGDPVAAGEHLAYHLEQAQGRLLSSLHKD, encoded by the coding sequence GTGGCCACCGATGCGAGCCTGCAACTCGGGCCGTCCTCGCTGACCGAGGCGCTCTACGAGTCGGTGCGCAAGCGCATCGTCAACGGGGACATCCCGCAGGGGGAGAAGCTCACCGAGGTCCGGCTGGCGACGGAGTACAACGTGGCCCGGCCGACCGCGAAGGCGGTGCTGGAGCGGCTCACCGCGCTCGGCCTGCTCCGCCGGACCGCGCACAAGACGGCGGTCGTCCCGGTGCTCGACGAGGACGAGATCCGCGACCTGTTCTTCAGCCGGGTGACGATCGAGCGGGCCGCGGTAGCGTCGCTGGCCGCCACCGGGGAGGTCCCGCCGGCCGCCGCGAAGGCGCAGGTGGCGATCGAGTACGCCGCGCGCGACCGGCTGTTCGAGAACCAGGTGGAGGCCGACATCGCCTTCCATTCGGCGCTCGTGGCCGGGGTCGGCAGTCTGCGGCTGTCCCGGATGCACGAGCTGATCATCGGCGAGGTGCACCTCACGATGGGCCAGTACCAGGCGCATCGGACCGCGAACCCGACCAACGTCGCCGAGGAGCACGCCGCCGTCCTGAAGGCCATCGAGGACGGCGACCCGGTCGCGGCCGGCGAGCATCTCGCCTACCACCTCGAGCAGGCCCAGGGCCGCCTGCTCAGCTCACTGCACAAGGACTGA
- a CDS encoding D-2-hydroxyacid dehydrogenase: MIIVAVGKEKPALTAAAAAVDLRYVEDWTDVPADLVESMAAVIGRVPGEVLARAPKLRWVHSPAAGVDADLTPQMLGSDVVLTSSAGNGAIPLAEHAMLLMLMLNRDVPRWMRAQADRRWERFTHGELAGLTLGIYGLGNSGIDLARKAKAFHLRVVGVRRRPDEPSPYVDQVYGEDGLDAMLAESDFVVVTAPNTPATAGRFGADAFARMKDTAYFVCISRGGIADDDALLEALRSGQIAGAGLDAHGVEPLPPESPFWELPNVIVTPHNGATSEGTVRRGEQIVLENLRRFLAGEDLLNVVDKAAGY, encoded by the coding sequence ATGATCATTGTTGCTGTTGGCAAGGAGAAGCCGGCGTTGACGGCGGCCGCGGCCGCCGTGGACCTGCGGTACGTCGAGGACTGGACGGACGTACCGGCCGACCTGGTCGAGTCGATGGCGGCCGTGATCGGCCGGGTCCCGGGCGAGGTGCTCGCGCGGGCGCCGAAGCTGCGCTGGGTCCACAGCCCGGCCGCCGGGGTGGACGCGGATCTCACCCCGCAGATGCTCGGCTCCGACGTGGTCCTCACCTCGTCGGCGGGCAACGGCGCGATCCCGTTGGCCGAGCACGCGATGCTGCTGATGCTCATGCTGAACCGGGACGTGCCGAGGTGGATGCGGGCCCAGGCCGATCGCCGGTGGGAACGGTTCACCCACGGGGAACTCGCCGGCCTCACCCTCGGGATCTACGGGCTCGGCAACTCCGGGATCGACCTGGCCCGCAAGGCGAAGGCGTTCCACCTGCGCGTGGTCGGCGTACGTCGGCGACCCGACGAGCCCTCGCCGTACGTCGACCAGGTGTACGGCGAGGACGGGCTGGACGCGATGCTGGCCGAGTCCGACTTCGTCGTGGTCACCGCGCCGAACACCCCGGCGACGGCGGGCCGGTTCGGTGCCGACGCGTTCGCCCGGATGAAGGACACGGCGTACTTCGTCTGCATCTCGCGCGGTGGTATCGCGGACGACGACGCGCTGCTCGAGGCCCTGCGGTCCGGGCAGATCGCGGGAGCCGGACTGGACGCGCACGGGGTCGAGCCGTTGCCGCCGGAGAGCCCGTTCTGGGAGCTGCCGAACGTGATCGTGACACCACACAACGGCGCGACCAGCGAGGGCACCGTACGGCGTGGCGAGCAGATCGTGCTGGAGAACCTGCGACGCTTCCTGGCAGGGGAGGACCTGCTCAACGTGGTCGACAAGGCGGCCGGGTACTGA
- a CDS encoding carbohydrate ABC transporter permease → MTTTTDHPTTAAAAVSSPPPTRERRIKAALKHTGLLVFVAFMVYPLVWMVVSAFKPADQILTEPGIVPTELTLDNFKDGWHALNRPFSVFFANSLLVTLGSIVGNLFSCSLTAYALARLQFRMRKVYFAITLASVMLPFHVLVIPQYIFFSQFGLVNTYWPLLIPKFLATDAFFVFLMVQFIRTLPRELDRAAWIDGAGPFLTFWYVILPLMRPALVTTTIFTFIWTWNDFFVPLIYLTRTQAFTVPVALNSMVDSETQSGVGMLFAMSLLSLLPILVFFAFAQKYLIRGIATTGLK, encoded by the coding sequence ATGACCACCACCACGGACCACCCCACGACCGCCGCCGCAGCGGTCTCCAGTCCGCCGCCGACCCGCGAACGCCGGATCAAGGCCGCGCTCAAGCACACCGGGCTGCTCGTGTTCGTCGCGTTCATGGTCTATCCGCTGGTCTGGATGGTGGTGAGCGCGTTCAAACCGGCCGACCAGATCCTCACCGAGCCGGGCATCGTCCCGACCGAGCTGACGCTGGACAACTTCAAGGACGGCTGGCACGCGCTGAACCGGCCGTTCTCGGTGTTCTTCGCGAACTCGCTGCTGGTCACGCTCGGCTCGATCGTGGGCAACCTGTTCAGTTGCTCGCTGACCGCGTACGCGCTGGCCCGGCTGCAGTTCCGGATGCGCAAGGTGTACTTCGCGATCACGCTCGCCTCGGTGATGCTGCCGTTCCACGTGCTGGTGATCCCGCAGTACATCTTCTTCTCCCAGTTCGGCCTGGTGAACACGTACTGGCCGCTGCTGATCCCGAAGTTCCTGGCCACCGACGCGTTCTTCGTGTTCCTGATGGTGCAGTTCATCCGGACCCTGCCGCGGGAGCTCGACCGGGCCGCGTGGATCGACGGCGCCGGGCCGTTCCTGACCTTCTGGTACGTCATCCTGCCGTTGATGCGACCGGCCCTGGTGACGACGACGATCTTCACCTTCATCTGGACCTGGAACGACTTCTTCGTGCCGCTGATCTACCTGACCAGGACCCAGGCGTTCACGGTCCCGGTCGCGTTGAACTCGATGGTGGACTCGGAGACGCAGAGCGGGGTGGGCATGCTGTTCGCGATGTCGCTGCTGTCCCTGCTGCCGATCCTGGTGTTCTTCGCGTTCGCGCAGAAGTACCTGATCCGGGGGATCGCGACGACGGGACTGAAATGA